The following proteins are co-located in the Trichomycterus rosablanca isolate fTriRos1 chromosome 14, fTriRos1.hap1, whole genome shotgun sequence genome:
- the LOC134327057 gene encoding maternal embryonic leucine zipper kinase-like yields the protein MRLNQEESDGYKNDSESDSSSKQTDSQGPRVSSEAPGGISSGEVVCDALENKDAERETTDGGHQEEKTTNTNPDSFESGHTVGELLGKGGCGSVYEGDCKADGNQQVEVPCAVPETDDTTEGTSRVVEDVSELHKCYEVYKTIGSGGYATVKLGRHIQTQEPVAIKILEKKELGDELSDLRIEIKALKNLNHQHVCRLYQVMETADQIYLVLEFCPGGDLFDHIDNNDRLSEEETRRIFRQIVSALAYVHSQGYAHRDLKPENMMLDEKNNIKLIDFGLCAKPEGGLGTALIEGCGTPPYLAPEIIDAQPYLGAEADVWSLGVVLYDMLCGYLPFDGDNFVELHEQITKGHFDTPDWLSPGSVLLIKEMLQVVPERRIKVEHLLDHEWVMKGYSSPVEWHSTCPLDHLDEESITEMAVMFRQSNQSMKQLVSEETPSV from the exons ATGCGTCTGAATCAGGAGGAATCAGACGGGTACAAGAACGATTCGGAATCAGATTCCTCAAGCAAGCAGACAGACTCACAGGGACCACGAGTGTCTTCTGAAGCTCCAG GTGGGATCAGTTCTGGAGAAGTCGTCTGTGATGCTCTCGAGAACAAGG ATGCTGAAAGAGAAACCACCGACGGAGGACATCAAGAGGAGAAGACGACCAACACGAACCCGGACAGCTTTGAGAGCGGACACACTGTCGGAGAGCTGCTGGGAAAGGGAGGCTGCGGTTCCGTCTACGAAGGCGACTGTAAAGCGGATGGGAACCAG CAGGTAGAGGTACCATGCGCTGTACCCGAGACAGACGACACCACAGAGGGAACGTCACGTGTGGTTGAGGACGTCTCTGAGCTGCACAAGTGCTATGAGGTTTACAAAACCATTGGATCAG GTGGTTATGCGACGGTCAAGCTCGGCAGGCACATTCAGACTCAAGAGCCAGTGGCCATAAAGATCCTGGAGAAGAAAGAGCTCGGG GATGAGTTGTCCGATTTGAGGATAGAGATTAAAGCCCTGAAGAACCTCAATCATCAGCACGTGTGCCGCTTGTACCAAGTCATGGAGACTGCTGACCAGATCTACCTGGTGCTTGAG TTTTGTCCGGGTGGAGATCTGTTCGACCACATCGATAATAACGACAGGTTGTCGGAGGAGGAGACGCGCAGGATCTTCCGTCAGATCGTCTCGGCGCTGGCCTACGTCCACAGCCAGGGATACGCCCACCGTGACCTTAAGCCA GAAAAcatgatgctggatgagaagaaCAACATCAAGCTCATCGACTTTGGTCTCTGTGCCAAACCAGAG GGTGGATTGGgtactgctctgattgagggctGTGGAACCCCTCCCTACTTGGCACCAGAAATCATTGATGCGCAACCCTATCTTGGTGCAGAG gcagATGTTTGGAGCTTGGGTGTTGTCCTATATGACATGCTGTGTGGCTACCTCCCGTTCGATGGTGACAACTTTGTGGAGCTCCATGAACAAATCACT AAAGGACATTTTGACACTCCTGACTGGCTATCTCCTGGTTCTGTACTGCTGATTAAGGAAAtgctgcag GTGGTTCCAGAGCGGCGCATAAAGGTGGAGCATCTGCTGGATCATGAGTGGGTAATGAAGGGGTACAGCAGCCCTGTGGAATGGCACAGCACATGTCCG CTGGATCATCTAGATGAAGAAAGCATCACTGAGATGGCTGTGATGTTCAGACAGTCCAACCAAAGCATGAAGCAGCTGGTGTCTGAG GAGACACCGTCGGTGTGA